A single window of Oerskovia paurometabola DNA harbors:
- a CDS encoding putative quinol monooxygenase, producing the protein MNLSSDTVRPSLADRPGDGVTVRVLVPCTVDERHQARALEAYRELVAATRQEAGCLSYELLQRVGDSTRFLLVEEWESQDHLDAHTRTEHFVRLVAELEQLERAAPAELYRRVL; encoded by the coding sequence ATGAACCTCTCCAGCGATACCGTTCGCCCGTCCCTCGCCGACCGCCCGGGTGACGGCGTGACCGTGCGCGTGCTCGTTCCCTGCACGGTCGACGAACGGCACCAGGCTCGTGCGCTCGAGGCCTATCGCGAGCTGGTCGCCGCGACCAGGCAGGAGGCCGGCTGCCTGTCGTACGAGCTCCTCCAGCGCGTGGGGGACTCCACCCGGTTCCTGCTCGTCGAGGAGTGGGAGTCGCAGGACCATCTCGACGCCCACACCCGGACGGAGCACTTCGTGCGGCTCGTCGCGGAGCTCGAGCAGCTCGAGAGGGCCGCGCCCGCAGAGCTCTACCGACGCGTTCTCTAG
- a CDS encoding TrmH family RNA methyltransferase, which yields MVTRISARNARFQVLQTLLSNRSKRHRAGEFIVQGVRPVNLAIEHGWDVRALLYDADRSLSPWARDLLASQPNAEKVAMSSDLLAELSEKTEGAAEVLAVVGMAPDDLTRIPARADFLGLVFDRPTQPGNIGSIIRSADALGAHGVITTGHAADAYDPKSVRASTGSFFAVPTVRAASPHDVVEWVEHQRSAGVPIVVAATDEDGDAEISAFDLTQPVLLLVGNETAGLSRAWRDAADVTLSIPMAGAASSLNAANAASIVLYEARRQRSTR from the coding sequence GTGGTCACCCGCATCAGCGCACGCAATGCTCGATTCCAGGTGCTGCAGACGCTCCTGTCCAACCGCTCCAAGCGTCACCGCGCCGGAGAGTTCATCGTGCAGGGCGTCCGGCCGGTCAACCTGGCGATCGAGCACGGGTGGGACGTCCGTGCCCTGCTGTACGACGCCGACCGGTCGCTCTCGCCCTGGGCTCGCGACCTGCTCGCGTCGCAGCCGAACGCCGAGAAGGTGGCGATGTCGTCGGACCTGCTGGCCGAGCTCAGCGAGAAGACCGAGGGGGCGGCCGAGGTACTGGCGGTCGTCGGCATGGCTCCCGACGACCTCACGCGGATTCCGGCGCGTGCGGACTTCCTCGGTCTGGTCTTCGACCGCCCGACGCAGCCGGGCAACATCGGGTCGATCATCCGCTCAGCGGACGCCCTCGGCGCACACGGTGTGATCACCACCGGGCACGCCGCAGACGCGTACGACCCGAAGTCCGTCCGCGCCTCGACAGGTTCCTTCTTCGCCGTGCCGACCGTGCGCGCCGCGTCTCCCCACGACGTCGTGGAGTGGGTCGAGCATCAGCGTTCGGCCGGCGTGCCGATCGTCGTCGCGGCAACGGACGAGGACGGCGACGCCGAGATCTCGGCGTTCGACCTGACGCAGCCCGTGCTGCTCCTCGTCGGCAACGAGACCGCGGGGCTGTCGCGCGCATGGCGCGACGCAGCGGACGTCACGCTCAGCATCCCGATGGCCGGCGCGGCCAGCTCCCTCAACGCAGCCAACGCAGCCTCGATCGTGCTCTACGAGGCACGCCGCCAGCGGTCGACGAGATAG